DNA from Dysgonomonadaceae bacterium PH5-43:
GGCTCGCCCGATTTATCCAGATTATGATATGAAGCTAAATGATAGAAATCATAATCACTCATCGACCGAATCACTTCATTCCATTTATTTTTATTATTAGCTGGTATGACTTCAATCATTAATAAGCGTTTTTTTCTCCTTTAAACATATTAATAACAGTAACAAACATAATCTTCAAGTCTAATAAAAATGACCAATTTTCTATATACCATACATCTAAACGCACACGCCCCTCCATCTGCTCTGTATTTTTAGTTTCACCTCTGTAACCATTAACCTGAGCCCAACCGGTTATTCCGGGCTTAACCAAGTGGCGAACCATATATTTATCTATTATAGAAGAATACAGTTCTGTATGTTTCAACATATGAGGACGAGGCCCTACAACACTCATATCTCCTTTCAATACATTATAAAACTGAGGCAATTCATCAAAGTTAGACTTACGAAGGAAATTTCCAATTTTAGTAGTACGAGGATCATCTTTTACGGCTTGCTTTTCATCAGAGCTATCATTCAATCTCATAGATCGGAATTTATAACAATTAAATTCTCGTCCGTATAGACCAGTGCGTTTTTGCACAAAAAACACAGGACCCGGAGACGACAACTTGATTAAAACACCTACAACGACAAATATTAAAGGGAAGAGAGTACACAAAAAAAGCAAAGAGAAGGTTATATCAAACACTCTCTTTATAAATTGATTATACACAAACTGTAAAGGCTCTGAGCGAACCCCCATAACGGGCATCGATTCTATACTTTCCAGCGTTAGTTTCTTTTTTACATACCTCGAAAATTCAGGAATCAAATAAAATCGTATCATATTCTTTTCCGCAAAATTAAGGAGATTAAGTATCTTTCCATCTTGCGAATTGGGCAATGTACAATATATTTCATCTATAGAATTCTCGCTAACATAATCATTAACCTCGTGAGTCATTCCCAGATAATTAGGAAGAGTGTCCTTTAATAATATATTATCATCAAAAAAGCCACAAACATGATAACCATAAGCTAAATCTTTTTTCATTTCAGCGTATAGGTTAAGTCCATTTTTACCAGCTCCTATTATTATAACTTTTTTGTAATTTTTTCCGTATCTTCGGTATGCTTTCAGAACTTCACGAGCCAACACTCGCCATACAGTAAACAGAACAAACAATGCAAAATAGTAACCAACAACAAACGACACTGGATAGCTACTGCCCAATTTGATAAAGAAAAGACAGCAAATAAAAATCACAGCATGGACAGCAACTAAATACAACGAACGTTGGACTACTTTATCCGTA
Protein-coding regions in this window:
- a CDS encoding putative colanic acid biosynthesis UDP-glucose lipid carrier transferase (product_source=KO:K03606; cath_funfam=3.40.50.720; cog=COG2148; ko=KO:K03606; pfam=PF02397,PF13727; superfamily=51735; tigrfam=TIGR03023; transmembrane_helix_parts=Inside_1_19,TMhelix_20_42,Outside_43_56,TMhelix_57_79,Inside_80_91,TMhelix_92_109,Outside_110_118,TMhelix_119_138,Inside_139_288,TMhelix_289_311,Outside_312_475) — translated: MYISLVLGMVKTKDGYGFLIKWIIIICDLIIINGLFFLLYNLTATYDVVEFASKLNVIVLFLNFSYLFSVSMVPVKLYEPVIFTDKVVQRSLYLVAVHAVIFICCLFFIKLGSSYPVSFVVGYYFALFVLFTVWRVLAREVLKAYRRYGKNYKKVIIIGAGKNGLNLYAEMKKDLAYGYHVCGFFDDNILLKDTLPNYLGMTHEVNDYVSENSIDEIYCTLPNSQDGKILNLLNFAEKNMIRFYLIPEFSRYVKKKLTLESIESMPVMGVRSEPLQFVYNQFIKRVFDITFSLLFLCTLFPLIFVVVGVLIKLSSPGPVFFVQKRTGLYGREFNCYKFRSMRLNDSSDEKQAVKDDPRTTKIGNFLRKSNFDELPQFYNVLKGDMSVVGPRPHMLKHTELYSSIIDKYMVRHLVKPGITGWAQVNGYRGETKNTEQMEGRVRLDVWYIENWSFLLDLKIMFVTVINMFKGEKNAY